The following coding sequences lie in one Erwinia amylovora genomic window:
- a CDS encoding OmpA family lipoprotein: MTLALLLSGTVALTGCTTNPYTGEREAGKSGIGAGIGAALGAGVGMLSSSKKDRGKGALIGATAGAALGGGAGYYMDVQEAKLRDKMKGTGVSVTRSGDNIVLNMPNNVTFDSSSSTLKPAGANTLTGVAMVLKEYPKTAVNVVGYTDSSGSRQLNMNLSQQRADGVGSALIAQGVAANRVRTNGMGPDNPVASNSSAEGKAQNRRVEITLSPLQ, from the coding sequence ATGACTCTCGCCCTGCTATTGAGCGGAACTGTTGCCCTGACGGGCTGTACCACTAACCCTTACACCGGCGAGCGCGAAGCAGGCAAGTCCGGTATTGGCGCGGGCATCGGTGCTGCACTGGGTGCCGGGGTGGGGATGCTCTCCTCCTCGAAAAAAGATCGCGGCAAAGGCGCGCTGATCGGTGCCACAGCAGGCGCGGCGCTGGGCGGCGGTGCGGGCTATTATATGGATGTGCAGGAAGCGAAACTGCGTGACAAGATGAAAGGCACCGGCGTAAGCGTGACGCGCAGTGGCGACAATATCGTGCTGAACATGCCTAATAATGTCACCTTTGACTCCAGCAGCAGTACGCTGAAGCCGGCGGGTGCCAATACCCTGACAGGGGTGGCGATGGTGCTGAAAGAGTACCCGAAAACCGCCGTTAACGTTGTCGGGTACACCGATAGCAGCGGCAGCCGCCAGCTGAATATGAACCTCTCGCAGCAACGTGCTGATGGCGTAGGCAGCGCCTTGATCGCTCAGGGTGTCGCCGCTAACCGCGTACGCACCAACGGCATGGGCCCGGATAATCCTGTCGCCTCTAACAGCAGCGCCGAAGGTAAAGCGCAAAACCGACGCGTTGAAATTACGCTTAGCCCGCTGCAGTAA
- a CDS encoding LacI family DNA-binding transcriptional regulator: MNRKAAKATISDVAKAANTGKTSVSRYLNGELSALSTDLKTRIERAITQLNYRPSQMARGLKRGRTRLIGLIIADITNPYSINMLSGIEAACRANGFTLLMCNTNNEIDLEQHYLNLLNSYQVEGIVVNAVGMREEALSQLQQSQLPMVLIDRKIADFHCDVIGLDNHAAAWLATEHLLARGYRALLFISEPLGLVNTRLERANSFRQCMAQQPQRVAELAEIASGDSQRLEQVLREFHQRHHAAPCAVMVVNGALTLQVARALRRLDLNWGQHIGLLGFDELDWAELAGVGITTLKQPTWQMGYAALEQVLRRIEGDDAPIDEQRFSGELIVRGSTAGSRGEQEVE, encoded by the coding sequence ATGAACCGTAAAGCCGCCAAAGCCACCATCAGCGATGTTGCTAAAGCCGCCAATACCGGAAAAACCAGCGTTTCCCGCTATCTTAACGGCGAACTAAGCGCATTATCGACCGATCTCAAAACGCGCATTGAACGCGCCATTACCCAACTTAACTATCGCCCCAGTCAGATGGCGCGTGGCCTGAAACGCGGGCGCACACGCTTAATCGGCCTGATTATCGCGGATATTACCAATCCCTATTCAATCAATATGCTGAGCGGTATTGAAGCCGCCTGCCGCGCCAACGGCTTCACCCTTCTGATGTGTAATACCAATAATGAAATCGATCTGGAACAGCATTACCTCAATCTGTTGAACAGCTACCAGGTAGAGGGGATTGTGGTTAACGCGGTGGGGATGCGCGAAGAGGCGCTGAGCCAGCTACAGCAGTCGCAGCTGCCGATGGTATTGATCGACCGTAAAATTGCCGATTTTCATTGTGACGTTATCGGTCTGGATAATCATGCTGCTGCGTGGCTGGCGACCGAACACCTGCTGGCACGGGGCTACCGGGCGCTGCTGTTTATCAGCGAACCGCTGGGCCTGGTCAATACCCGGCTGGAGCGCGCAAACAGCTTCCGCCAGTGCATGGCACAGCAGCCACAACGGGTTGCGGAGCTGGCTGAAATCGCATCGGGTGACAGTCAGCGGCTGGAGCAGGTGCTGCGCGAATTCCATCAGCGCCATCACGCCGCCCCCTGCGCGGTGATGGTGGTCAACGGCGCACTGACGCTTCAGGTCGCCCGCGCGCTGCGCCGTCTTGATCTCAACTGGGGCCAGCACATTGGCCTGTTGGGCTTTGATGAGCTGGACTGGGCCGAGCTGGCCGGCGTAGGCATCACCACGCTGAAACAGCCGACCTGGCAGATGGGCTACGCCGCCCTTGAACAGGTTTTGAGGCGCATTGAGGGTGATGATGCCCCGATTGATGAACAGCGATTCAGCGGCGAACTGATTGTCCGGGGATCGACCGCCGGGAGCCGCGGAGAGCAGGAAGTTGAGTAA
- the fdhD gene encoding formate dehydrogenase accessory sulfurtransferase FdhD produces MNDKQQESENQGQKQTGAQQVMVWQRGARQQPQPDWLAEEVPVALVYNGISHVVMMATPKDLAAFAVGFSLSEGIIAVPGDIYAIDIVPACNGIEVRVELSSRRFMALKAQRRAMAGRTGCGVCGVEQLAEIGKPLQPLPFTRHFDLGQLDSALRQLKDFQPVGQLTGCTHAAAWIDPDGRLRAGCEDVGRHVALDKLLGIRSQAEWARADGALLVSSRASYEMVQKAAMCGVEILFAVSAATRLAVEVAERSNLTLAGFSKPGRATIYTHPQRLVGASTTSGST; encoded by the coding sequence GTGAATGACAAACAGCAAGAAAGCGAAAACCAGGGTCAGAAACAGACCGGCGCACAGCAGGTGATGGTGTGGCAGCGTGGTGCGCGACAGCAGCCGCAACCGGACTGGCTGGCGGAAGAGGTGCCGGTAGCGCTGGTCTATAACGGCATTTCCCATGTGGTGATGATGGCCACGCCAAAGGATCTGGCCGCCTTTGCTGTCGGATTCTCGTTGTCGGAAGGAATTATCGCGGTGCCGGGCGATATTTACGCGATTGATATTGTGCCAGCCTGCAACGGTATTGAAGTCCGGGTAGAGTTGTCCAGCCGCCGTTTTATGGCGCTGAAGGCGCAGCGGCGGGCGATGGCCGGGCGTACCGGCTGCGGCGTATGCGGTGTGGAACAGTTGGCGGAGATCGGTAAACCGCTTCAGCCACTGCCGTTTACCCGGCATTTTGACCTCGGTCAGCTGGATAGCGCACTGCGCCAGCTAAAGGATTTCCAGCCGGTAGGGCAGTTAACCGGTTGTACTCACGCCGCGGCATGGATTGATCCGGACGGACGGCTGCGCGCCGGCTGCGAAGATGTTGGCCGCCATGTGGCGCTGGACAAGCTGCTCGGCATCCGCAGTCAGGCCGAATGGGCCAGAGCGGACGGCGCATTGCTGGTATCCAGTCGCGCCAGCTATGAAATGGTACAAAAAGCCGCCATGTGCGGGGTGGAGATCCTGTTTGCCGTCTCTGCCGCAACTCGCCTGGCGGTGGAGGTCGCAGAGCGCAGCAATCTGACGCTGGCAGGCTTCAGTAAACCGGGCCGCGCGACAATCTATACTCATCCGCAGCGACTGGTCGGGGCCAGTACGACCTCTGGCAGCACCTGA
- a CDS encoding sugar ABC transporter ATP-binding protein, translating into MTAINRLEMRQISIGFGGFTALKSVDLTLEGHSVHALTGANGAGKSTLMAVLSGAHDHYSGEILLDGQPVTIRSPRDARQLGIHLVQQEVDVALVPGLSVAENIMLDRLAEGGHILRWGEMRRQARVLLSQLGVQTDVRRKVERCSLAEKQQILLARALSHHCRFLILDEPTAPLNQHESARLFAVLRQLQSQGIGVVFISHRIHELMAICDRLTVLRDGERVGSGAMQGLSAEQIIEQMIGHRLGDLYPPRRAPFSTEKLLHVAGLHDEKLLQDINLTLHKGEILGIAGLAGAGKTELCKALFGASRCRVQHARLHGQPWQPSSPHAAVANRMALIPEERRKEGVFIAESVMMNLSVSADNRFSRWGLFGHRLAWRWAEEVIARLGIRTTGPRQTLRSLSGGNQQKVAIGKWLCNDADIWIFDEPTKGVDIKAKTDLFALIDGLAREGKGIIYASGEFAELTGLCDRICVLWDGRIVAEIAADAADEQTLLHYSTGGTPA; encoded by the coding sequence ATGACAGCGATAAATCGCCTTGAAATGCGCCAGATTTCGATCGGTTTCGGCGGTTTTACGGCGCTTAAATCCGTCGATTTGACCCTTGAAGGGCATTCTGTCCATGCGTTGACCGGAGCCAACGGTGCCGGAAAGTCCACGCTGATGGCGGTGCTTTCTGGCGCGCACGACCATTACAGTGGAGAGATCCTGCTCGACGGCCAGCCGGTGACGATCCGTAGCCCACGCGATGCCAGGCAGTTGGGCATTCACCTGGTGCAGCAGGAAGTCGATGTGGCATTGGTTCCCGGCCTGAGCGTGGCGGAGAACATCATGTTGGATCGGCTGGCGGAAGGAGGGCATATCCTCCGCTGGGGCGAGATGCGCCGTCAGGCACGGGTATTGCTGTCGCAGCTGGGCGTACAGACAGACGTGCGCCGCAAGGTGGAACGGTGCTCGCTGGCGGAAAAACAGCAGATCCTGCTGGCGCGCGCGTTGTCGCATCACTGCCGTTTTCTGATCCTTGATGAACCCACCGCTCCCCTTAACCAGCATGAAAGCGCCAGGCTGTTTGCCGTGTTGCGTCAGCTGCAAAGCCAGGGGATTGGCGTGGTGTTTATCTCCCACCGCATCCACGAACTGATGGCAATCTGCGACCGGCTAACGGTGCTGCGCGACGGGGAACGGGTCGGGAGCGGCGCAATGCAGGGACTGAGCGCGGAACAGATTATTGAGCAGATGATCGGTCATCGGCTTGGCGACCTCTATCCGCCGCGCCGCGCGCCGTTCAGCACGGAAAAACTGCTGCATGTTGCCGGGCTGCATGATGAGAAACTGCTTCAGGATATTAACCTGACCTTGCATAAAGGCGAGATCCTTGGCATTGCCGGACTGGCCGGAGCGGGAAAAACCGAGCTGTGCAAGGCGCTGTTTGGCGCCAGCCGCTGCCGGGTACAGCATGCCAGGCTGCACGGTCAGCCGTGGCAACCCTCTTCCCCCCATGCGGCGGTGGCAAACCGTATGGCGCTGATCCCGGAAGAGCGTCGCAAAGAGGGGGTTTTTATCGCCGAGTCGGTGATGATGAACCTTAGCGTGAGCGCGGATAACCGTTTTTCGCGCTGGGGTCTGTTCGGTCATCGCCTGGCATGGCGCTGGGCTGAAGAGGTGATTGCGCGTTTGGGGATCCGTACTACCGGACCGCGGCAAACGCTGCGCAGCCTGTCTGGTGGCAACCAACAGAAAGTCGCCATCGGCAAATGGCTGTGCAATGACGCGGATATTTGGATTTTTGACGAACCGACCAAAGGCGTGGATATCAAGGCTAAAACCGATCTGTTCGCCCTGATAGACGGGCTGGCGCGCGAGGGCAAAGGCATCATTTATGCCTCTGGCGAATTTGCCGAGCTGACTGGCCTGTGCGATCGCATCTGCGTGCTGTGGGATGGCAGAATTGTGGCAGAAATAGCCGCCGACGCCGCCGATGAACAGACTCTTTTACATTATTCTACCGGAGGAACGCCTGCGTGA
- a CDS encoding DeoR/GlpR family DNA-binding transcription regulator — MLQETRLHRIRALLSTLGQVSTERIIKELGISRETARRDIIVLQAQGLAKRVHGGLVALDATPEPPLTVRSSVMAKEKRAIARTAARLLQPGQTVFLDAGSTTTMLAEELRTMSGLTVITNSLNAALKLCAAEEDETLNNQVILLGGSMQAGAQETRGELTVGEIYRYRADVALLSPVGIEQNHGASSFHPHEAAIARAMTHQASRLILLADHSKLGINSRLNYAGIHQVSTLVTDSSAAALPAFVALNQVLPEVVLAPTSRCG; from the coding sequence ATGCTGCAGGAAACACGCTTACATCGCATCCGGGCGCTGCTCAGCACCCTGGGCCAGGTCAGCACCGAACGAATCATCAAAGAGCTGGGCATTTCGCGGGAAACCGCCCGGCGAGATATTATTGTGCTGCAAGCACAGGGGCTGGCTAAACGCGTTCACGGCGGGCTGGTGGCGCTGGACGCCACGCCTGAACCGCCGCTAACGGTGCGCAGTTCGGTGATGGCGAAAGAAAAACGCGCCATTGCGCGCACCGCCGCCCGTCTGTTGCAGCCCGGTCAGACGGTATTCCTTGATGCCGGCAGTACCACCACCATGCTGGCGGAAGAGCTGCGTACCATGTCCGGCCTGACGGTGATTACCAACAGCCTGAATGCCGCGTTAAAGCTTTGCGCGGCGGAAGAGGATGAAACGCTGAACAACCAGGTGATTCTGTTAGGAGGCAGTATGCAGGCCGGTGCGCAAGAGACGCGCGGAGAGCTGACCGTCGGTGAGATTTACCGTTATCGCGCCGATGTGGCGCTGCTCTCCCCGGTCGGGATTGAGCAAAATCACGGGGCCAGCAGCTTTCATCCCCATGAAGCCGCGATTGCCAGAGCGATGACCCATCAGGCCAGCCGCCTGATCCTGTTGGCCGACCACAGTAAACTCGGCATCAACAGCCGCCTGAACTATGCCGGCATCCATCAGGTCAGCACGCTGGTGACCGACAGCAGTGCGGCCGCGCTGCCGGCATTTGTTGCCCTGAATCAGGTGCTGCCAGAGGTCGTACTGGCCCCGACCAGTCGCTGCGGATGA
- the sodA gene encoding superoxide dismutase [Mn] — protein sequence MSYTLPSLPYAYDALEPHFDKQTMEIHHTKHHQAYVNNANAALEGTEFANLPVEELIAKLDQLPADKKGPLRNNAGGHANHSFFWKGLKTGTSLGGDLKAAIERDFGSVDAFKAEFEKAATTRFGSGWAWLVKKGDKLAVVSTANQDSPLMGEAISGASGTPIIGLDVWEHAYYLKYQNKRPDYIKAFWDVVNWDRAAENFAAAK from the coding sequence ATGAGTTATACACTACCATCCCTGCCCTATGCCTACGACGCGCTGGAACCCCATTTCGACAAGCAGACGATGGAAATCCACCACACCAAACACCATCAAGCCTACGTGAACAACGCCAATGCCGCGCTGGAAGGTACCGAGTTCGCTAACCTGCCGGTTGAAGAGCTGATCGCCAAACTGGACCAGCTGCCAGCCGATAAGAAAGGCCCACTGCGTAATAACGCGGGTGGCCACGCTAACCACAGCTTCTTCTGGAAAGGTTTGAAAACCGGCACCTCTCTGGGCGGCGATCTCAAAGCAGCCATCGAGAGAGATTTCGGTAGCGTTGACGCCTTCAAGGCAGAATTCGAAAAAGCGGCAACCACCCGTTTCGGTTCCGGCTGGGCGTGGCTGGTGAAAAAAGGCGACAAGCTGGCGGTGGTTTCTACCGCTAACCAGGACAGCCCGCTGATGGGTGAAGCCATCTCTGGTGCATCCGGCACTCCGATCATCGGCCTGGATGTGTGGGAACACGCCTACTACTTGAAATACCAGAACAAACGCCCTGACTACATCAAGGCTTTCTGGGACGTGGTGAACTGGGATCGGGCAGCAGAGAACTTCGCCGCCGCTAAGTAA
- a CDS encoding aspartate aminotransferase family protein yields MATRSTIMDTNSFRAEHADGLSADVRKLTDKRSQVLGESYRLFYRKPVHLVRGKGQYLWDAAGDKYLDVYNNVASIGHCHPAVIDAVYQQMNQLNTHTRYLHEAILDYSEQLLATAPAAIDRAMYMCTGSEANDLAIRVARAYSGGSGIIVTQESYHGTSDLTSGVSPALGSGQPLAATTRLVPPPDRYRVDAADLGAWFADRIQQQIDDMAAHGIKFAGFLADSIFSSDGVLPGPKGFLQQAIDVVHRNGGIFIADEVQPGFARTGEAFWGFARHHVVPDIITTGKPMGNGIPVSGLLAKSDVLAAFSDDIPYFNTFGGNPVAMAAAQAVLKVIKEEELQEHSRVVGAKLLNELAMLKEKYECVGDVRGSGLFIGFELVKDKAGKTPDKQLALDVTEMLREDRVLTSVAGPYGNVLKLRPPLAFQQSDIDWLVGALDKSLAALSR; encoded by the coding sequence ATGGCTACACGTTCAACTATCATGGATACCAACAGTTTTCGCGCCGAGCATGCCGACGGTCTGAGCGCGGACGTGCGCAAACTGACGGATAAACGCAGCCAGGTGCTGGGCGAGTCTTACCGTCTGTTCTACCGTAAGCCGGTTCATCTGGTGCGTGGTAAGGGCCAGTATCTGTGGGATGCTGCAGGAGATAAGTACCTTGATGTGTATAACAACGTTGCCAGTATTGGTCACTGTCATCCGGCGGTGATTGATGCGGTGTACCAGCAGATGAATCAGCTGAACACCCATACCCGCTATCTGCATGAAGCGATCCTCGACTACTCCGAACAGCTGCTGGCTACCGCACCGGCGGCGATCGACCGCGCCATGTACATGTGCACCGGGTCGGAAGCCAACGACCTGGCCATCCGCGTGGCACGGGCTTACAGCGGCGGCAGCGGGATCATCGTCACCCAGGAGTCTTATCATGGCACCAGCGACCTGACGTCCGGGGTTTCCCCGGCGCTGGGCAGCGGGCAGCCGCTGGCAGCCACCACGCGCCTGGTGCCGCCGCCGGATCGCTACCGCGTTGATGCAGCGGATCTCGGTGCCTGGTTTGCCGATCGGATCCAGCAGCAGATTGATGATATGGCCGCACACGGCATCAAATTTGCCGGATTCCTTGCCGATTCGATCTTCTCCTCCGACGGCGTGCTGCCGGGGCCAAAAGGGTTCCTGCAGCAGGCCATCGACGTGGTACATCGTAACGGCGGCATCTTCATTGCGGATGAAGTACAGCCCGGATTCGCCCGTACCGGCGAAGCGTTCTGGGGTTTTGCCCGACACCATGTGGTGCCGGATATCATCACCACCGGCAAGCCGATGGGTAATGGCATTCCGGTGTCCGGGCTGCTGGCGAAAAGCGATGTGCTGGCAGCGTTCAGCGATGATATTCCTTATTTCAATACCTTCGGCGGCAACCCGGTAGCCATGGCGGCGGCACAGGCGGTGCTGAAGGTTATTAAAGAGGAAGAGCTTCAGGAACACAGTCGCGTTGTCGGCGCGAAATTGCTCAACGAGCTGGCAATGCTGAAAGAGAAATATGAGTGCGTGGGCGACGTGCGGGGTTCCGGCCTGTTTATTGGTTTTGAGCTGGTCAAAGACAAAGCCGGCAAAACGCCGGACAAGCAGCTGGCGCTGGATGTCACCGAGATGCTGCGTGAGGATCGCGTGCTGACCTCCGTCGCCGGGCCGTATGGTAATGTGCTGAAGCTGCGCCCGCCGTTGGCGTTTCAGCAAAGTGACATCGACTGGCTGGTGGGTGCGCTCGATAAGTCGCTGGCGGCACTGAGCCGTTAA
- a CDS encoding glutathione S-transferase, which translates to MKLIGNYTSPYVRKISVLLLEKGITFEFVNQSPWHAESHVKDYNPLGKVPALVTDAGSTWFNSPIIASWLELHHPEPAFLPADPQSALAVRQLETLADGVCDAALLIVREQQKDPSQQCADEMLRQRDKIKRGLDALEAAAAEGLGLNGTQLTLADIATACTLGYLNFRRVAPDWCVGRPQLVALVTTLFQRDSFARTEPPAS; encoded by the coding sequence ATGAAGCTCATTGGTAATTACACCAGCCCGTATGTCCGCAAAATTTCAGTGCTGCTGCTGGAAAAAGGGATCACTTTTGAGTTTGTTAACCAGTCGCCGTGGCATGCTGAAAGCCATGTTAAAGACTACAACCCGTTAGGCAAGGTCCCGGCGCTGGTCACCGATGCGGGGAGCACCTGGTTTAACTCGCCGATTATCGCCTCTTGGCTCGAACTGCACCATCCTGAACCGGCCTTTTTGCCGGCCGATCCCCAATCTGCGCTGGCGGTGCGCCAGCTGGAGACGCTGGCCGATGGGGTATGTGATGCCGCACTGCTTATCGTGCGGGAGCAGCAAAAAGACCCGAGCCAGCAGTGCGCTGATGAAATGCTGCGCCAGCGCGATAAAATCAAGCGTGGGCTGGACGCGCTTGAAGCCGCAGCCGCAGAGGGATTGGGGTTGAACGGCACGCAGCTCACGTTGGCGGATATCGCCACTGCCTGCACGCTGGGCTACCTGAATTTCCGCCGGGTAGCACCCGACTGGTGCGTGGGTCGTCCACAGCTGGTTGCGCTGGTCACCACCCTGTTTCAGCGTGACAGCTTTGCGCGGACCGAGCCGCCCGCCAGCTGA
- a CDS encoding ABC transporter permease — MSSKELSLKAAPSARHQLFDFLYKWGMLLTVVALIAGFGIASDSFLEPTNIINILRSIAIVTVMAVGVSISLTIGGFDLSVGSTASLANSLVISLFVWYGFGPTQAIALTLLLCTLVGLFNAFMIVVLKIPDMLATLASLFVVQGVAMTYSYGGSITENMVLPNGDMAAGTLPSAFSLLGQVPIIVIVMLAVTIVAQLLMSLTKHGRRMYAIGGNPEAARLSGIRTGRYRVLAYVISALLAGLGGILLASRIGSSQINAGGGYLMDAVAAAWIGLSLAGAGKPNALGTLLGAVILGVLQNGLVMLSVPYYAMDIIKGLVLAVALAITYVQRVPGA; from the coding sequence GTGAGCAGCAAAGAACTTTCCCTGAAAGCGGCTCCGTCCGCACGGCATCAGTTATTTGATTTTCTCTATAAGTGGGGAATGTTATTAACGGTAGTCGCATTAATTGCTGGTTTCGGCATCGCCTCGGACAGCTTTCTTGAACCGACCAATATCATCAATATTTTACGCTCTATAGCGATAGTGACGGTGATGGCGGTTGGCGTATCGATTTCGCTGACCATCGGGGGTTTTGACCTTTCGGTTGGCTCCACCGCGTCGTTGGCGAACTCATTGGTTATCTCGCTGTTCGTCTGGTACGGCTTCGGCCCGACTCAGGCCATCGCTCTGACTCTGCTGCTGTGTACCCTGGTTGGCCTGTTTAATGCTTTTATGATCGTAGTGTTGAAGATCCCCGACATGCTGGCAACGCTTGCCAGCCTGTTTGTGGTACAGGGTGTGGCGATGACATACAGCTATGGGGGATCGATTACCGAAAATATGGTTCTGCCCAATGGTGATATGGCCGCCGGAACCCTACCGTCAGCGTTTTCACTACTTGGGCAGGTGCCGATCATCGTTATCGTGATGCTGGCGGTGACCATAGTGGCACAGCTGTTGATGTCGCTAACCAAACATGGCCGCCGCATGTATGCCATCGGTGGTAACCCAGAAGCAGCAAGGCTTTCCGGCATTCGCACAGGTCGTTATCGCGTGCTGGCCTATGTGATTTCGGCGTTGCTGGCCGGGCTGGGTGGTATTTTGCTGGCATCACGCATAGGTTCATCGCAGATTAACGCCGGCGGTGGTTATCTGATGGATGCCGTGGCAGCGGCGTGGATAGGATTATCGCTCGCTGGTGCGGGCAAGCCCAACGCGCTGGGAACATTGCTGGGCGCGGTTATTCTGGGAGTATTACAAAATGGCCTGGTGATGCTGTCCGTACCTTACTACGCGATGGATATTATCAAAGGCCTGGTGCTGGCGGTTGCGCTGGCTATCACTTACGTTCAGCGCGTGCCGGGCGCGTAG
- the fdhE gene encoding formate dehydrogenase accessory protein FdhE: MTIRIIPQDPQEKSDRTVDDAIPPLLFPRLKHSYSRRAARLRQLAAKNPLGDYLRFAAVIASAQEVVLYDHPLRMDLLARLEESARLGKPPLDITTQPRDAHWQRLLHSLIAELKPEMTGQALSVLENLEKSSSAELEAMASALFANEFAKVNSDKAPFIWAALSICWAQMAALIPGKARVQAGGQRQFCPVCASVPVSGMVHMDGVRYLHCNLCESEWHVTEARCSNCEQTRDLHYWSLDSAAIKAESCGDCGTWLKLLHQEKDPAVDPVADDLASLILDARMEQEGFARSSLNPFLFPGE, encoded by the coding sequence ATGACGATTCGCATTATCCCGCAAGATCCACAGGAGAAAAGCGATCGGACGGTGGATGACGCCATCCCGCCCTTACTTTTCCCCAGGCTGAAGCATTCTTACAGCCGGCGCGCCGCGCGCTTGCGCCAGCTGGCAGCAAAAAATCCTTTGGGCGACTATCTGCGTTTTGCTGCGGTCATTGCCAGCGCGCAGGAAGTCGTGCTGTACGACCATCCGCTGCGGATGGATCTGCTCGCCCGCCTGGAGGAAAGCGCCCGCCTCGGCAAACCTCCGCTTGATATCACCACCCAACCACGCGATGCGCACTGGCAGCGGCTGCTGCATTCGCTGATTGCCGAGCTTAAGCCGGAAATGACCGGTCAGGCGCTTTCGGTGCTGGAAAACCTGGAGAAATCTTCATCTGCCGAGCTGGAAGCCATGGCCAGCGCGCTATTTGCCAATGAGTTCGCTAAAGTAAACAGTGATAAAGCGCCGTTTATCTGGGCCGCCCTGTCAATCTGTTGGGCACAGATGGCCGCGCTTATTCCAGGCAAGGCGCGGGTTCAGGCTGGTGGGCAGCGCCAGTTTTGCCCGGTATGCGCCAGCGTGCCGGTCTCCGGCATGGTGCATATGGACGGCGTGCGCTACCTGCACTGCAATCTGTGCGAAAGCGAGTGGCATGTGACGGAGGCCCGTTGTAGCAACTGTGAACAAACGCGTGACCTGCATTACTGGTCGCTCGACAGTGCGGCGATCAAGGCTGAAAGCTGCGGCGACTGCGGTACGTGGCTGAAACTGCTGCATCAGGAAAAGGATCCGGCGGTCGACCCGGTTGCGGATGATCTGGCATCGCTTATCCTTGATGCACGCATGGAGCAGGAAGGTTTTGCCCGTAGCAGTTTAAATCCTTTTTTATTCCCGGGGGAATAA
- a CDS encoding DNA-3-methyladenine glycosylase I, with amino-acid sequence MQRCGWVSDDPLYVAYHDSEWGVPQTDTQSLFEMICLEGQVAGLSWLTVLKKRENYRRLFHRFDVQAVAKMDEADIERLMQERGIIRHRGKIAAIIANARALLRMEAAGEPFEAFIWSFVEHRPQISHFSDYRHIPTTSAASDAMSKALKKRGFKFVGSTTCYSFMQACGLLCEHVSGCFRHPDNKK; translated from the coding sequence ATGCAACGTTGCGGCTGGGTGTCTGACGACCCGCTGTATGTTGCCTACCACGACAGTGAATGGGGCGTTCCTCAAACCGACACGCAATCATTATTTGAGATGATCTGCCTTGAAGGCCAGGTCGCCGGGCTGTCCTGGCTGACGGTACTAAAAAAACGTGAGAACTATCGCCGTCTGTTTCACCGTTTTGATGTGCAGGCGGTGGCAAAGATGGATGAGGCGGATATCGAGCGGCTAATGCAAGAGCGCGGTATTATCCGCCATCGCGGCAAGATTGCTGCAATTATTGCCAATGCCCGCGCCCTGCTGCGGATGGAAGCAGCCGGAGAACCTTTTGAGGCGTTTATCTGGAGCTTCGTCGAACATCGGCCGCAAATAAGCCATTTTAGCGACTATCGCCACATACCGACCACCAGCGCAGCTTCCGACGCCATGTCAAAAGCATTGAAAAAGCGCGGCTTCAAGTTTGTCGGCTCCACCACCTGTTACTCATTTATGCAGGCATGCGGGCTGCTTTGCGAGCACGTCAGCGGCTGTTTTCGCCATCCCGACAACAAAAAATAG